The following are encoded together in the Tepidiforma bonchosmolovskayae genome:
- a CDS encoding tetratricopeptide repeat protein — protein MTNETTHDEMTPEERAKLKKQLTDQAVKLAVNGRWQEAVQVNREYIRLFPNEAEGYNRLGKALSELGQVQDALDAYQKALDLDSTNLIAKRNIDRLSALRDRPVDAPPTQVDTRLFVEETGSAAVASLQAVDPKVAAVLDAGDIVQLEVQGNAVNVLTVRGEYVGMIEPRIGLRLARMMKAGNRYSAAMVSTGEHPKVILRETFKHPSMIDKVSFPQSRISDIRAYTRRGLLRRDEDEEWGYDEDEEVEDEAETGWSETGEDLETTPDVDVESDDEAEFE, from the coding sequence ATGACGAACGAGACAACGCACGACGAGATGACGCCCGAGGAACGGGCGAAGCTGAAGAAGCAGCTGACAGACCAGGCGGTGAAGCTTGCAGTGAACGGCCGATGGCAGGAGGCCGTGCAGGTGAACCGGGAGTACATCCGGCTCTTCCCGAACGAGGCGGAGGGGTACAACCGCCTCGGCAAGGCGCTGAGCGAGCTGGGACAGGTGCAGGACGCGCTGGATGCGTACCAGAAGGCGCTGGACCTCGATTCCACCAACCTGATCGCCAAGCGGAACATCGACCGGCTGTCCGCGCTGCGGGACCGGCCGGTGGATGCACCGCCGACGCAGGTGGACACGCGGCTGTTCGTCGAAGAGACGGGGAGCGCGGCGGTCGCTTCGCTGCAGGCGGTGGACCCGAAGGTGGCTGCGGTGCTGGACGCGGGCGACATCGTGCAGCTGGAGGTGCAGGGGAACGCGGTGAACGTGCTGACCGTGCGCGGCGAGTACGTGGGGATGATCGAGCCGCGCATCGGGCTGCGCCTTGCGCGAATGATGAAGGCCGGGAACCGGTACAGCGCGGCGATGGTAAGCACCGGGGAGCACCCGAAGGTCATCCTGCGGGAGACGTTCAAGCACCCGTCGATGATTGACAAGGTGAGCTTCCCGCAGTCGCGCATTTCGGACATCCGGGCGTACACGCGGCGGGGGTTGCTGCGGCGGGACGAGGACGAGGAGTGGGGCTACGACGAGGACGAGGAGGTCGAAGACGAGGCGGAGACCGGCTGGAGCGAGACCGGCGAGGACCTCGAGACGACCCCGGACGTCGATGTCGAGAGCGACGACGAGGCGGAGTTCGAGTAA
- a CDS encoding YkgJ family cysteine cluster protein, giving the protein MPAPDIDPAALASRMRAAWQAAAPRFRAYHLILPGSPAFICKTDACEAACCRVFSVAMHDRDVDHFARTTGLQPVQFLELEEGQPVRLPLAQPYLLARDEGRCRFLQPAHHCGVYEARPTACRLYPHFVIYWNSATERPVYEAPPPLAAAAVAGPVVPLLLGHDGCPGFTGPPLAPADWLELLRETDHLQRNLA; this is encoded by the coding sequence GTGCCCGCCCCGGACATCGACCCCGCCGCCCTCGCATCCCGCATGCGCGCCGCCTGGCAGGCTGCCGCCCCCCGATTCCGGGCCTACCACCTCATCCTGCCCGGTTCGCCCGCCTTTATCTGCAAGACTGACGCCTGCGAGGCCGCCTGCTGCCGTGTCTTTTCCGTCGCCATGCACGACCGCGACGTCGACCACTTCGCCCGCACCACCGGCCTCCAGCCCGTCCAGTTCCTCGAGCTCGAAGAGGGCCAGCCGGTCCGCCTCCCGCTCGCCCAGCCCTACCTCCTCGCCCGCGACGAGGGCCGCTGCCGCTTTCTCCAGCCCGCGCACCACTGCGGCGTCTACGAGGCACGCCCCACCGCCTGCCGCCTCTACCCCCACTTCGTCATCTACTGGAACAGCGCAACGGAGCGCCCCGTGTACGAAGCCCCGCCCCCGCTCGCCGCTGCCGCCGTCGCGGGGCCGGTCGTTCCCCTCCTCCTTGGCCACGACGGCTGTCCCGGGTTCACCGGCCCGCCCCTCGCCCCGGCCGACTGGCTCGAGCTCCTCCGCGAAACCGACCACCTGCAGCGGAACCTCGCCTGA
- a CDS encoding DMT family transporter, which translates to MTNRHILTLFVLSVVWGASFLFIKVQLDAGLDPLGVASVRTLLGAAALAPFAAAAVRRARPAPRDAALLAALGITNFAVPWTLIALAEHHISSGMASIANSTAPLWAAVLAVAFLREERVNRAKGVGLVLGFSGIVILAGPASLMHLSSDAAGVALVLASTLSYAASAIAIRRALGHLSPAVIAFGQVAAAAAVLFPAAAATGAFAGVDWAPHVLASAAALGILGSGLAVIAYMGLIQQIGAVRSTLVTYLIPPWGVLFGWAFLSEAISWNLVAGLGVILAGVLLVQGILRLPGARPPEPAGSAALGK; encoded by the coding sequence ATGACTAACCGCCACATCCTCACCCTGTTCGTCCTCTCCGTCGTCTGGGGCGCCTCCTTCCTGTTCATCAAGGTCCAGCTCGATGCCGGCCTCGATCCGCTCGGCGTCGCCAGCGTCCGGACCCTCCTCGGCGCTGCCGCGCTCGCCCCCTTTGCGGCCGCTGCCGTGCGCCGGGCGCGGCCCGCCCCGCGCGATGCCGCGCTCCTTGCCGCGCTCGGCATCACCAACTTCGCCGTCCCCTGGACCCTCATCGCCCTCGCCGAGCACCACATTTCGAGCGGCATGGCCTCGATCGCCAACTCCACTGCCCCGCTCTGGGCCGCTGTCCTCGCTGTCGCCTTCCTCCGCGAGGAGCGCGTCAACCGCGCGAAGGGCGTCGGCCTCGTCCTCGGCTTCTCCGGCATCGTCATCCTGGCCGGCCCGGCATCCCTTATGCACCTCTCCAGCGATGCCGCCGGCGTGGCCCTCGTCCTCGCCTCTACCCTCAGCTACGCCGCGTCCGCCATCGCCATCCGCCGCGCCCTCGGCCACCTCTCGCCGGCCGTCATCGCCTTCGGCCAGGTGGCTGCTGCGGCAGCCGTCCTCTTCCCTGCAGCAGCAGCGACGGGCGCCTTCGCCGGCGTCGACTGGGCCCCACATGTCCTCGCCTCGGCCGCGGCCCTCGGCATCCTTGGCTCCGGCCTCGCCGTGATCGCCTACATGGGCCTCATCCAGCAGATCGGCGCCGTCCGCTCCACCCTCGTGACCTACCTCATCCCGCCGTGGGGTGTCCTCTTCGGCTGGGCCTTCCTCAGCGAGGCCATCAGCTGGAACCTCGTTGCCGGCCTCGGCGTCATTCTCGCCGGCGTGCTCCTCGTACAGGGCATCCTCCGCCTGCCCGGCGCCCGCCCGCCCGAGCCCGCCGGCTCCGCTGCGCTCGGCAAGT